A region of Lycium barbarum isolate Lr01 chromosome 1, ASM1917538v2, whole genome shotgun sequence DNA encodes the following proteins:
- the LOC132636655 gene encoding subtilisin-like protease SBT5.4 isoform X2, translating into MSSPKISFLFLFFFLFSLWTSPASATKKSYVVYMGSHSHGSALTRAILQRVSDFHINFLATFLGGKNKAKESIFYSYRRRINGFAADLEEKFVSLIQLHPKVISVFPNEMRDLHTFRSWDFLSLEENGVVMSGSLWGKAKLGQDIIIGNLDTGVWPENPSFNDQGYGPIPSRWKGSCQNDDDKVPFSCNRCRHW; encoded by the exons ATGTCTTCTCCAAAAATTTCATTcttgtttctttttttctttttgttctctTTATGGACATCACCAGCTTCTGCAACCAAAAAG TCTTACGTGGTATATATGGGATCGCACTCGCATGGCTCAGCTCTTACAAGGGCAATTCTCCAGAGGGTATCAGATTTCCACATTAATTTCCTAGCAACATTCTTGGGAGG CAAAAATAAAGCAAAGGAATCCATATTTTATTCATATAGAAGGCGTATTAATGGTTTTGCAGCTGATTTGGAAGAGAAATTTGTATCTCTTATTCAAT TGCATCCTAAAGTGATATCAGTTTTCCCAAATGAAATGAGAGACTTACACACATTCCGTTCATGGGATTTTCTAtctttggaagaaaatggtgTGGTCATGTCAGGTTCTTTGTGGGGAAAAGCCAAGCTTGGGCAAGACATTATCATTGGAAATCTCGACACAG GTGTTTGGCCTGAAAATCCAAGTTTTAATGACCAAGGCTATGGGCCCATTCCATCAAGATGGAAGGGTTCTTGtcaaaatgatgatgataaggtTCCATTTTCTTGCAATAG
- the LOC132636655 gene encoding subtilisin-like protease SBT5.4 isoform X3, translated as MSSPKISFLFLFFFLFSLWTSPASATKKSYVVYMGSHSHGSALTRAILQRVSDFHINFLATFLGGKNKAKESIFYSYRRRINGFAADLEEKFVSLIQLHPKVISVFPNEMRDLHTFRSWDFLSLEENGVVMSGSLWGKAKLGQDIIIGNLDTGVWPENPSFNDQGYGPIPSRWKGSCQNDDDKVPFSCNREA; from the exons ATGTCTTCTCCAAAAATTTCATTcttgtttctttttttctttttgttctctTTATGGACATCACCAGCTTCTGCAACCAAAAAG TCTTACGTGGTATATATGGGATCGCACTCGCATGGCTCAGCTCTTACAAGGGCAATTCTCCAGAGGGTATCAGATTTCCACATTAATTTCCTAGCAACATTCTTGGGAGG CAAAAATAAAGCAAAGGAATCCATATTTTATTCATATAGAAGGCGTATTAATGGTTTTGCAGCTGATTTGGAAGAGAAATTTGTATCTCTTATTCAAT TGCATCCTAAAGTGATATCAGTTTTCCCAAATGAAATGAGAGACTTACACACATTCCGTTCATGGGATTTTCTAtctttggaagaaaatggtgTGGTCATGTCAGGTTCTTTGTGGGGAAAAGCCAAGCTTGGGCAAGACATTATCATTGGAAATCTCGACACAG GTGTTTGGCCTGAAAATCCAAGTTTTAATGACCAAGGCTATGGGCCCATTCCATCAAGATGGAAGGGTTCTTGtcaaaatgatgatgataaggtTCCATTTTCTTGCAATAG